The DNA region ATCTATATAGAATTAAAGAGATATACACAAAAAAGtgacaaatattacaaatatttagagatgttccgataccctttttctcttcccgataccgattccgatacctgggctcagggtatcgggcgataccgagtactgatccgataccgatacagctgtatatacactactagccctgtgtaaattgctagaaatattctatggtgtgcttcagactgatctcttaataaaacatgaacaaatacatggtgaactactgtattcattacagtattcttattatctgacatgaatttgacagtattatttattttcttaagcggaAAATAACTtgcaaatgcagccaaaaatctaacatagctaaatctactgtaggctacaacagtaacttaatatattgttaatttactcatgttaaaccaaacatttattttaatgggctgccatgaagatctttgagtgtctgtgtttatgatatgacagttttcttaaatgaaacggtaaattctcataaagtgacggtttatgcgttcgtgtccttaCATTGTAACACAAAgtcagcagagactacaaaacagcgagcttcTGCAcatctgcgcccgtcacccacagagatgtagaatttgcagaagtaatatttaaaaagtattttgcagtttaattttcacagacactagtatatattcggctactgtctggagccctgcgctttgactaacacggaagcgactgaacgcagctgcgggtaccgaatatactcgggagtcggtaactaccggtactacagagacatactgctaaccactgatctataatatagaagcggcttcactgtctgttggcagtttagaatgcgaTGAGTGATCCAGtgatatatagatcagggctgctaacgcgttttcatttcttcttcactgctctaaacgggttgcttgtggcaacacagcacaacttcctgtgtttgcaatgcattctgagcagcgaagaagaaccttgcagcggttaggcaaagctagtggtcataactaggtcttgaaattaaaaatggtatcggatcggtatatgggttcatgtactcgccgatgccagaatttgttgtggtatcggagatatttccgatactagtatcggaatcggaacaactctacaaatatttctttaaaaagacttgtaaatgtttaattgtaaAGATATATGTATTTTCTCTTGCTTTTGAGGTGGACTCACCCATCCTTTGAGTGGGGCCCATGTAGAAACACGGGTACACAAGTCCCGCAAGATCCGAATCACGATGACACATGACTCGAGCCCGGACACTTTAGCCTGTTAACCCAACAAACAGCAAACCCGTCAAGACTTCACCATGCATTTTCAAAGAATTTTAGATGCTTTTTAGAGGACGTTTTGTATGAAGCAGATCAATCTGGCCAAATTATAGGTTCTGACCACTAACGAACAAATTGCAACCTGGGAAAGATACATCTGATATTTAAACTGAAACAGGTTATGCGCAATTcagtttaaagcatttaaagaCGTTCCAAAATTTAAACAGCCTTAAAAAGCATTTCTCAGAGGAGCTCAATGTGCAAATATGTATTTTccccaggtcaaaggtcagattaAGTTACAAGTCGACTTGTAGACAAATAAAGACGGGATGCAAACCTGGAACCACTTGGCCTGGCGGAGAGACGCCAGAGAAGTCAGGCATTTCTGCCTGTCCAGAGCGTCCGGCGGAGAGCTTTCCGCGCACGGTTCTAGTGACGAATGGAGTAAGAAGACAAGGTACAGTTTGACCAAGGGGGGTTCTGTCATCTGGCCAGGGGGCAGACGCAGTGTTCCCGTGCCCACAAGCAAGAGTAAGAGGGGGAACTGTCCGGGAAGTCATCTAACACAAAAGCTTAGTTTGTCTGAACAGTGATTAATCTTCTTCAAATTACTCTACTTCTATAGACATTTCACCCTCCTCTTCTGTAGGCCAACTGCGCCCCCCCTTCCGAGACAGAGAGTTTCCAGTTGGTCAAAAGTCCAGCGCCCCTAAAATTGACAAACTAGAAGGCTTGGTTGAGAAAGTCAATTTGCAACCACAGGCAACAAAAGCAATACCTTCATTGAAATGAAATAGGTTGTGTACAGGGTAAATACTGCAGCAAAATACAAGTGAAATCTGTTCtagaagaacaaaaacaaatgttacatAAAATTAAGCTAGATGCAATGATCTGAAACAGTAAAAAACCCCAAAAAACTTCtcattgtacaaaaaaataagCACATCGTCGTAAAATACAAGTCTAATTTTTGCTGCAATGCAAACCCTTCGTATCGCTTTAGAGGTGACGTTCGGAAATTTCAATTCTCGCTCAACAGGGAAATGCTGAAAGCACCAAGTATTTGGCTCAGAACTCATTTGATGCAGCAGGACTTTTATTTTCAATCCTCCGAGGTACTGAAGGTCTTTTAGGTCCGAAAAATGAAAAAGGGTGAGATCATACCTCCAGATGCCTCTTTTTCAACCTGCTCCCTGACCACGGGTGAGCTCAGATGGATGCTCAGTTTCAGACTGGGCTCCGTTGGGCTGGTAACAATAATAGCAGCATCTTGGATAGATGGAGTGATGACGTACTTCTCCTCAGTAACATCCTTTCATTAAGAAAAGCAAGAGAAGAAACTGCATGTCAGTTTAATTTTTCATTAATACTGGTTAGTAAATAATGACCTGTCTTGCGTGGAATCTGCACCCACCCAAAAACTCAAGAGGACACAAATGGTTCTATACATATAGTAGCATTCaaaatttggggttggtaaattttttttaaagaagtttctcaccaaggctgcatttaattgatacaTTACACAGTAATGCAATTTACTTCTgttatgatggcaaagctgaatttctatCCCTTACAGCCTCATTGTAATTTCtgtcaaaaatgtaatattgcacTACCCTGACAAAGGTCTATTAGCCTAGGTTTCAGTGTCAAATAATCCCTcgaatcattccaatatgctgatttggcacaCAAATGTCTTAATGCTATCAGTATTGAAACTTGTCATTCCAGTTGTGCTACATTTGttgatgaacaaagttcaaaacatttgaaatatacattttgcaatattataaatgtcacaATGTCTCTGGATTAATTTAAATGAACccttgcttgaaaaaaaaaaaaaaatcaacttactGACCTCAACTTTTAAGTACTCTATTTGTTAATAGAAACATTAGCCAATTTTATAGTATAAACGCTATAGTGTTCTAATTTATCTTGAACATTTTAATACTTTAGAATACGTTCTACATAACAATGCCTGCTTCGTACGTGTAGCAAAACAACCCAGCTTTTTGCATTTGCCTAAATTGATGTTTCATGCATGAAGCCCAATCAATGAGAAAAGCAAGTATCAAAATTAGGCAtgcactaaaatgaaaattcttggccgaacaAAAAGAATCACTGGGCCGAAGGCCAAATATGGTTATTCACATTTTTCTCCATATACTTTGCCCATTTTCTTTCCCCACTGCATAAATTAAATATGCAGAATCTACTTTTTACAGTTAATAAGttggtaaaataatatttttagctatttttagacCCCCTTCttgaatcagttttatttttactgtacaaataaatgcagccttgcttgTTTGAATACATGCAATCAATGCGTAATACTGCGTATATTAGAAAACACACCATTCTGAAGTTTATTTAGTAATCGTTTGAGTCCATTAACCAGCAACAACCACTCCTTCCTCTTCTCATCAGAGACATGAGAAGCAGTGCTAAAACAGTCTCTCGTTGTTGATGCTTTGTACTGATTGTTGCATCTTTTTTTGGACAGTTGTAAATGCCTCCACACTGCTGATATGTTTGCTGCATTAGTGCAAGCACCTATTTGATCATACCACATCATTGTTCGGTACAATTTATTCAGTCTTTTCGCTTATTTGGTTAATTTCGTTTGCAGaacattcggtgcatccctaatcaaAACCTTTTATAATCAtacaagttaataataaaaaagggtgaGAAAAAACCTTTATGAATTCTGAGAGTTTTCCAGAGATCAGCCTGAGCAGAGAACTGGTAGGCACATCCCTGGAGAGCAGCACCAACTCTAACTCCAACTCATCTTTCAGCAGGAGTCCTTTAGCCACCAGGCCCACTCTCAAAACACCACGCAGTTTACTTTGAGATGAAGCACTGCAGAGAACAGCACAGACTCTGAGCATGAGGTGCTTAAAAACTAAATGCTcagttttaaaaatctaaatccaTTAGTGCAGTCGACTTCTCTGTCAGATACCCATACCTTACAGCATCAGCGGCACTACTCTCTTTCTCATTTAGCCATTCAGAGACAGACTTCAGGGCATGCTCCACATTGGACACCATGCTCTGCACTGCATCCAGCTGCTCTGCTGATGGGTACACAGTTGTGTGCTTGGCCTTTACATAGCGATCTTCATTCACAAATGTTCGCTGAGGCGGTGGCCTCATTGGCGGAAGCTGTAAAGTAAAAGAGTTGAATTGATTACACCTGATTCAAAACATTGCCTGTGCAGTTTACACTTCCTCTTTCCATGTGTTCCTATCACGTTCTTGTTATTTTATGCAAACAATGATGGGTACAAATATATAAGcagtttaatctttaaaaaaaacaacaacatgagaaCTAGTctcccagagagagagagggagaacaaGAACAAAtttgcattataaatgtaatatacatcAGAGTAACATACGTCCTCTGGGTGCAGAGTCTCCTCTTCCCACTTCCTGTACTCAACGACGTATTGGttgtactgcctgaggtcttcttCATAACACAAGCAGTCATACCAATAACGCAACTCGTCATACCTGCAGCAACAATTTAGTTTCATTACATCTTTATATACCAGACAGATACCCAAACCAGGGACCGTGGGCCAAAGTTGGCCTTCAATGACTTTTGATTTGGCCCACAATATACATATTACAATAGGAGAGggaagatggggggggggggggggggtggcataTATtccttttagatttaaaaaaaaaaaaaattcttaaattcaactgaaatgtaaaacatgaaatttgataaaaaaattattaacaataaaaaaaaaattgtgctgggCAATGAGTAATCGCAtccaaaagtttttgtttatataatatatgcctatatatataaatacacacacatatacatatatatatatatatatatatatatatatatatatatatatatatatatataataaatacagacaataaatatatagattacacattatgcacacaaaaacatttattttggatgcaattaatcatgttagcaaagcaattttttttattgtaatgtacaGTAATATAGTTGGatataatgcaacatttactttttGTCTATTCCCTGCAACTTATCCAACTCATGACAGAAAGTCATCAAAAGTAAAGTTACtgtatttaaattaacttttatccATGAAACTTgggtaaagaaatgtataatattaccagaataaaaatatttctagCCTCTTTCTCCCCAAttcactataataataaaaataaatgtatataaaaaataataaaaataaggatTTTGATATTTTTCCAAGCCTTAAAATCACACTTATAGCATTTTCTTCGTGGCCATGGGAGACCTGTTTAGAGCATTCCCAGCGTATTTTTTGAAGTCAGAGGTGTTTTACCGGTCGTAGTCCTGAGGGTGGAGGCGGTGACCCTCCTGCAGGAGAGTATCCCAGTACAGCAGCTCCTCGTAGGCCTGCTGCTCGTCCCAGGCAGGTGGAGGTCGAGGAGGAACAAGTCCTTCTCTCCGCCTCGGAAAAATCCCCATTTGAGCCATTTTCTTCAAACGATCACCTGTAACATACGCAAGTCGCACAACGTTCACAGTAACTAAAGGATTTCAAACAGAAACACTCGTGGTGTTATCAAGTTAACAAGCCAAATAATGGTTTCCCGGCGTATTTCTTATTGAATCTGAAACGTCATAAAGCTGCAAAAaggaacacttttttttaaataaagcatctATCGCGTCTGTACAAAACACCCGATATTGGCGAAGCACGCTAACACGCGCACGCGTCATTTGAATAACCGATTTACGTTACGCGAGAAAAACGATTCATGTTTACCGGCCGAGCTGCTAGCACAATTAAAATGTGCAGACGTCTTTAAGATCGCGTGTCCCTGTATTTGTTTACATAGCTAAATGTGTAGCTCACCATTCACGCAGTTTACTCAATGGATGAAAGCGTAAAAAGCTCCACTTCCGGGCCACGCACTGACCCTGCCGCGCATGCGCACTCAAATTTCGTCTCGCGTAGCGGCGTAGCGGAGACAAGAGGAGCtccatttgacatttttttacaCCTTGTAAAAAGAATTCATAGACGCTTTGCaggaacaatttatttaaaatttctgtTATGTAGtgcattttcatgtttattattttttatgttttgtttgagCTGGGCtgtcaccatagactgtataaaaacaggttgccaaattattattcaaaaatgtcAATTACAATTAATATACAGTGTTCTGGTAGGCTAtgatattctttttatttatttttttgcagttttgaaCTGGTCGAAAAGCTTGTAGcctattaaactatttaatgacAGCTTACCTCTTACAGTAACTTCACAGTACTGACAGTTACATTACAGTACTGGGTATCATTATTCTGGCTTTTGGAATATTGTTTCTTTATAAATTAGAGCTTGGTTTATTGAATTTCATGCATCAAATTTGgcagaaacagaaatgaaattcaaatacaataagcttgttttgttttattatgatgCTTTTCAGtataaaataacaacattagAAGCCTCCAGAAAATTGGAGGGATaacacaattaataaattatacaataatatGAATTCACATGAGCATTTTTGCACAGTAACATATATGCAAGACAAATGTAAAGGACAACTTTCTTCCCCTTCTGTGAGGGAAATAATCACATAAAATCCACATAAAATATGAGTTTACCTCACAGGTAATATTGTTGATGATCATGCTGTACAAAGTCTGATTAGGTGAACGTTTCAGTAAAACAAAGATTGAAATATCTTTTGTGCCTCTTGTTACAGTCATGTCGGTTTTCATGCTCAGGGAGCTCATCATGGGGAATAACTATAGGGACACATGAAAACACTGTCCCAGATCTAAAGCTACAACACTGGCCGAATTAATGCTTCAGTTACTAACACCagtgtattttctgtatttaggGCTCAAGAGAGCAATGAGTTAATTGCTGTGCTCTGAAAGTTTCTAGCCAAATccttattattagtgttttacaGGGAGTAATAGGAATGTCCATCTCATGCTTTATTTATCTTTGTGCaaatttgctaaaataaatacattcttcATATAGAGAGTGCAGTCATGCTGTAATAAAGGTGCCCAGTGAGATCCTCGGGGTTCGAGCTGACAGATACTGCGTAGAGCTCCTGTTGTCATTGATGCCCACTCAGATTCAGATTCTACTGACAGGATTCTTCTCAGAGCTGGGGAAGGAATGGATCTCCCAGCAGCGAAAAGTGCTTTCTTTAAAGTCTGTTGGGCGTTTGGTAATGAAGTAAATCTTTTGGAGGACGGAACGACGAAGAAGAATATAGACCCATGGGTCCAGTATCTGGTTCCAGGATGCTATCCGCACCCCCATGATCATTAGGGTCTTATAAGTGGCAAGGTCATTTCCCATAGAGCCCTCATATGACTGTTTCACTGTAATTAGGCCAACAATCTAAAGTTGAGAGACAAAGACAAAACACCATAAGGATTACGACAAAATATCCAGGTCTAAGAAATCCATAGTCCAGTCTGTAAAAATATTAGGTTCTATCTACTTATACTATTCCATGTCATTTTGTTATGAACTGTGAccaaaaaaagcttttaataCCTTATAACTACAAGTAATAACAATACAATTTAGACACTGAAAGCTGTTTCTgcctcagagagaaagagaaaatataattaatcatgaaataaatttaaaaataagaaatataaaataaatataaaatcacaatgtgagttataaagtcgcagcttatatataaaattgcaattagCTTTGTAGTTTTGATTACTCTGTGGCATAAATGggcttctatttatatttttaaactttttatttatatggagtaccgcatttttttttttccactgaggCAGATTTTTGGTTTCGTCCTGTTACACCTCAAAGGTGCTCAAGTTATTGGAAATGCATAAAATTGGTCACAGAAAGAACTACTTTGTTGCTATTTGAAATGCTTtcatttcttcttgttttaagcaCGTTTGAATGGCAGGAAAAGCACTTTGTTGCCAAAGTCTTGTcatattttttaaaggaatatctgGGCAACAATTTCAAAGACTGTCAACATACTCTCAACACTCGGAGTGAAAATGTGGTCAATTACTCAATAAATTTGTCTAAAAACTTGTCTACTAAAGATCTATTTCCTATAAAGTCTTTAGTTTATATACATCTATGTTCCTATAGGCACATGTGACGTATTTCAATTGACTGTAcctataattaatatttttgtgcttgGTTTTAGCTGATTTTAACTACAGTGTGTTATTTTAGTGAACGTTTTGTACTTATTTCTCTCAAGACAGTTTTCATGTTTGTAGTAGTTTTATGGTTTCAATATTATGCCAATATATAAAGGGCATAATTTATGATGGGGCTACTAAACCCACTGCTCATACTCACCAGAAGAGGGCTCCAGCAGATACAAGATGTGACCATTATGCCTACAAGTTGCACCACCATCTCAATATCATGGGATCTAGCTGATCGACGGTTACAGGGTTTCTTTCGTACCCTCGCTAAAACTAGCGTCAGTCCACTTATGGTGTTACACACCAAAGCAACAGCAAGGGATGCCAACCCCAGTCCTGAGAACAACATAACAAAGGCCACGTCTGCCTTCTCTGTGTCCTCCAGCACTTTAATGAAACACCAGGTGCCAGGATACTGGTATGTATATGAACCCAGCTGAAAGCAGGGCAGAAGAGCAATGCAAAGAGCTGCTAACCAGATAACAGAAAGAGAGAGCTTAGTCCTTGTGGTTGTAACCAGCGAAGCATGGAGCAGTGGCTTTGTCACCCCTAAACACCTCTCAGCTGCCATGGCACAACCAAGAAAGAGCGGACACAGTCCAAAAAACACCATGCTGCCTCCTAGAAACTGACATAATGGGTCCGCCCGGTTGTATTCTTCAGAGGGGACACCTCCAGAAAGATACAGCCTCATAACTATTGAACCAGGTATGACATGCCCCACAAAGTCCGTGGCCACCAAAGAGCTGGCGAACAGGAGAAATGCTTTGGATCGTCGACGTAGGCGGGCATATGCGTTTGCCAGGATGAATAATGCCACAATATTAGACAGGATCCCCAGGGTCATCGAGAGCATCGCAGCTATAGGGCCGCTCAGGATCGGTCTCTCCGAGGTGACATTCTCGGAGTCTGCAAGTGATGGAGAGGTCGGCTGTCCTTCCCATTGACTGTCATTGGAAAATGGGCTGAGTGGCGCAGCGCCTGATGAATTGCAGTGATGCATGGCTAACTCAGAGGAGTGTTTAGCTGTGGGGCTCCCATCTTCATGTAGAGCTGCTGACAGGATGGAGAAATATGTCTTAGAACAGATCATTTGAAAGACACCAAAAAAATCTAAGAGTAGTGTAGCCATTAAGTGCACGTTAAAGGTAaagctttctctttttttgtattcAGATTTTGCTTACTgaatacttttgatcaaatataaaaatacagagcataaatatatatatataaaaaaatactggtGTGAATGTCACATTACATAGCATGTTTAATGTAGTGAGTCCCAtctataatacattttgacataAACACTGTAATTTTGCACTTCTGAACCAATTTCTTATGTAATATGTTTTGTCACGCCAATCAATTAATGTGTCAAGAAAGAGATAACTTTCagtaaataaatgtctttttcagATCATCCACGTACAGTTAAAAGTAAAGTAGCTATATGTGCAGTACTATAATGCAGCAcaaatgtttgtatggttttacagaaaaatactaaaatgtatcCTCCTCTCTTgtgttacattttctgttttatggacaggaaaaaatattttttaaagattattgtaGTACATTTGCCAAGAAGATACTAGGTCTTTCTGCTTCTGctttttaattgtaaagtaaTCATCATGTAGCTTTTCTATACCACGGTGGTGTTCAGTATTTTCAGGCAAAATAAAGCTGATTTTAAGACAAgtctaaatcaataaattaacattatatcacTTAATGAAATACATTGttataagttgtaaaatataGGCACAATTATGCAATCCtgtaattattatagttttttttaatggtgaaTTCCTGAAACCATGGCTGGCTAATTTTACTAAAAAATTTATtgagatatttttatttcattgacCATTTTAAAAAGCACCCCCAACCAGACTTCCTGTACAAACAGGAAATATCATGATCCTAAGAaattaaaacatacaaacatgAGCAACTATTTCAGATTTTGTTTCAGAATGATAAATGACATTTATATATCTGTTTACCACACAATCATATTGTCAtctaaaacaagaaaagaaaaaaaaagggtataTTCAGTGCCACGCCAAACATTACAGCTGAGAGAAACATGTTCTGACAGAGGCTACTGACAGCCACAAATCGTTTTTAAACATTCCTCAAGGTTCATTTGCCTGCATTTGACCCCCTCAATGCTATGCTTTCATCCTGGAGTCAGCATCTCCCCTGAAGAATGCTACAGTGACTCATTTTATAGTGAGTCATTTAGTTGGTTGCactgatgcatttaaaaacactgattcggAAAAGATATAAATTGCATGTTACAACAAAGTTGGGTTTCTTTGACACAGCATCTACTTACAACTCAGTAAAGACCAATACAACTGCTTACCTTCATTAACGAATATCCATTGGGATTAAAGcatcatgtcaaaaaaaaaaaaaaaaaaaaaaaaactttttaatgttataatctgtaaacaaaagaaaaaaattcgtaaacaaaagtaaatgttactttttactgaagaaaaaaaattaattagttaaaaatgaaattatgtatttaaactgGTGAATGTACAAGAAAAATTGTGCATCGTCATATCCATATACTCCATACGAGCGCCTGGTCATCTTTCCTAAAAGAAAAAGGTAATGCAGGTTCGgctaggtttaaaaaaaaaaatagcccatAATAGGATAACAAGTAGTTTTAAATGACGAAATGCAGATGAATAGATTCGTAGTTTCACGGCAGCACATTCCACCGGCGGACGCGCGCGCTCAGAGCTACCGCTTCAGTACAGTGTGTTTCTGACGGAAACATGCGGGCGACTATATAACCCCTCCCTGATGAAGCTCTCTGCTCTTAGGTGAGTGTGAATCACTCTTACCACCGGCCCGAGAGCTGCATTTCTCTGATACAAAGATGGtgcttttattaaaggaaaaaagcGTATTAAACAAGCCACTATATTACAAGCTAACTGGGCAACTGCACACAGTAAGTTTAGGCTAATGACAGGTATTCATGCATTAAATACTAAATTACTTATTCTTATGATAAAGACAGATATGTCTACCTGATTCAGTATTTGAGATTTCGTTTTTCCCTGCCCTCTTAGCTCTGACCTTGAACATACTGTCGAATGTTCCACTAAACCAGATTCTTGTAGATTGAAGACAGGTGTCTgtgtttgcttaatttttttcaaCCTGGCAAACTAGAGTGGCTCCACACTTGTGGTTTGGATTCAGACTAACAGCAATATTTTTACATGGTGATATTAAAGAAGGCAAGAGAAAAACTTGATGTTGACCGCAGCGGTGACATGAGTGTTTAAAGCGACGATTTCTTCTCAAAGACTGAACAGCTTATGTATTTATTGACTGGATTTTATTATATGCATTGAATTGCTTTAAGACATATGGTTTAATTAGGTCTAAATGAAAACTCTCTATGACATGCACAGGGATTGTAATGTGAAGTAAAAGGGAAAGTTCAGTTCTTGcttaattacaatatatttttagtgCATTCTGTCCTAAACTAAAATTTGAGTATTATTCTCTGTCGCTATAGTTGCGTAAAGAAGTGACCACAGTTAAACCACATAACAATTAAACAAGATTTGGACTTATCAGTTCAACAATGTTCTCAGAAGTCAGAACAAGGATATTAGTTGATAAATAAGAGGTTGGTGCAAGTTGTCACATGCGTTTTAATTGTAACAATGTCAATAATTGTTTTGTGCTGCATAATCATTGTACAGTACAATGATGttgctgtcaaaaaaaaagttcCATGACCATGAACTTTATTTATtggaacaacagaaaaaaaacaaaacaaaaaaaaacacatggacacacacacaaaaactttcaAAATAATTGGAAATCCCAGAACTAACCCCATATTCCTTGAATACCAttcaatttatgtaaaatggcTAAACTGAGTGTATAATGAAGTGACTGAGGTGGATACATTTGCCTCAGataaggaaaaaaatacaatcaatTGAAATGAAAATAGTGGTTTCaagtaaaattgtttttaatcttCTCTTTCAAGTAAGAGGAGACTGGATAGCAGAAAATATTTACAGCGCAAAGACTCAATCGTGCTTGGAACTGATTGATGTCAAAATGGAGAATAGTGCCACACATCAGCCACATCAACAAGTCAGAGAAGTTTTGAACCACCCAGGTCTCTCATTACGTCATCAGACAGAGGTTTATTCTGAGAAGATCATTATTAGTCTATTGACACTGGAACCTTAACATGGACagatgaagtgtgtcatttttttctttgtcatttcaaagatgttaaatgttaaatttgaCTTCCGTTTATTAGTCACTAAAACACACGCATCACAACACATAATAGCCTTTATTTAATAGTAATTAGCATTTTTAACATTTGTCATACAGACCAAACATGCAGGGTTAATGTCCAACATTATCGAAACttgaataaaaaagttatattaaagaaaataatttttgttattatcatttattttatatatttataaaatatattataatatatttataaaatgtccaagctgctcttctCCATACAATTAAAGTAAATGTCGACGGAAgcttcacttttgggtgaactactatttaatgagtttttattattattaagttttgaaTTCTTGTTGACCAAGGCATAAAAGCAAGATTATCTTTAACATGGTCAGCTTGCTGAGAATGAATAATCTTTGATAAAGTTTGACTCTAATAAAGTTCGACTGTGGAATGAGGGTGTAGGCCAAATGGTAAGataatttcttaataataaacatgacagaattgcagcctgaaatgaaaatatttagcaaaactTTGAGACGGGACCGAGAGCAGGTTTGGTTTAGATCCCCAGAGCAATCAAAGGGCACAAGTCAGGAGAAGACAGTGGCTCGCAATTTTCCAAAGAGGTGGAACATTATTCGCTACT from Carassius auratus strain Wakin chromosome 6, ASM336829v1, whole genome shotgun sequence includes:
- the ptger1a gene encoding prostaglandin E receptor 1a (subtype EP1), with translation MHHCNSSGAAPLSPFSNDSQWEGQPTSPSLADSENVTSERPILSGPIAAMLSMTLGILSNIVALFILANAYARLRRRSKAFLLFASSLVATDFVGHVIPGSIVMRLYLSGGVPSEEYNRADPLCQFLGGSMVFFGLCPLFLGCAMAAERCLGVTKPLLHASLVTTTRTKLSLSVIWLAALCIALLPCFQLGSYTYQYPGTWCFIKVLEDTEKADVAFVMLFSGLGLASLAVALVCNTISGLTLVLARVRKKPCNRRSARSHDIEMVVQLVGIMVTSCICWSPLLIVGLITVKQSYEGSMGNDLATYKTLMIMGVRIASWNQILDPWVYILLRRSVLQKIYFITKRPTDFKESTFRCWEIHSFPSSEKNPVSRI